ATTACAGGAACTTGGGGGTTAAAATGACACAAAAGGAATTTAACACTTATAAAATACCTAgcataaacaaatcaataaaagctTGGTAAACAAGGAAGATGCTAGAATTTAAGAACTGTTCAGTACTAGACAACTTTCCCTAAGGAAAGAACAAGGTAGTTCTCATGAAGATCCAGGTAGTCCTCACCAAGACCAAtttttatctctatatttttttgtaccaggtattgaacccaggggcacttaaccactgagccacatccccagcccattttttaattttgatacaagttcttctaagttattgaggctggcctcaaatttgcaatcctcctgcctcagcctcctgaacagctgattataggcgtgcaccactgaacccagcaagacctattttataattaaaataattgtagCTGCGTAACTTGCCTAGGGTCTCTCACGTCACAGAGTGGGTCTCACATAGATCAGTTTGATAAAACCCTCTCTTCATTTCCACTGCAACACATGGACCCTATGCAGAGACTCACAGGCCTGAGCCCTACAAGGGAAAGCAGGTCTTCCTAGCCCCTCATGCCCCAAGGCTCTGCTATACCAGCATATGGTCAGGATCATTAACAGTGCAGAGGAAGCAAGTGTGGAGACTGTGTAAGTAGCATAAGCAGCGCCTAATGAGGTCTCAGCATttgattctttccattttcccccCATAGCAAAAGTGTGTGTTAGCCTCTGACTAGCTGAGTATAGCCCTGAGGAAAAGGAGATGGTGATTAAAGAAACGGTATTCACCCTGGTTTACATAGCTTCTTTTTTGCAAAGTAAGAAGCTGTGAATTAAATGGAGTGTATTTAGACTGGGTAAGCAACATGATTTTCAAATTGTGCATTTGAGTTTATACTCACTTAAAGAAAATgcctttatgttttctttgaaaagatcagaGTATTTTAGGAGAAATAAGGGCAGTGTTTGAAAGCCTTCCTTCCCTCAGGCCTTATGAGGGAGTGAGTGAGGATGAGGTACAGGCTTTCTCACACATTGGCTCCTGACAGATTTCTAGAATCTGGAGAAtgtccctcctgtcccttctctcccttGAGCACTGCTGCAGTTTCCTTGTCAAAGGACTAAGGTAAGGATAGCAATAGTGACAGGActctggggttttttttgtttttttagtttttgatagatctttatttttatttatttatatgcggtgctgagaatcaaacccagtgcctcacacatgccaggcaagtgcattaccactgagccccagccccagcccaggactctGGGTTCTACACAGAGAAGGTTTAGCCTCCATTGCTCAGCTGGGAACACCATGATCTTCTCAAGCCATTTCAGtgcgtcctcctcctcctctcaggtTCCTTCAGTCTTCCCAGCCCTTCACCAGTCAAGGTTGAGCTTTCCTGGCCTCAGGCAAAACAGCTGCTCCCTTCTCCAACCTGACCCCTCCCACCCTAAGCCTGGGAAGGTATAAATTGTTTTCTGTGTATTAATCACCTGCAAGCAGATGGAAACCAATTGGAAGACCATTCTGGGCAATGTTTGGCCAGGAGTGTTAGAGTCATTCATTCCTAGGGTTTTTCAAACTTCAAGAAATCAATTTAGGACACAGCTggcatttttagaaataaaatctagaaaaaaacagaatgagtGTAGAGCATCTTGattcaaaacacatacacacctaCAACTGTAAGAAAAGTTTCACAAGGTAGTGCTTACCCTTCTTACAGCAGGTATTTGTATATGGTTGTCAAATCCTAAGTCAATGCTGAGGCCATGGAAACTGAGCTGGGCCTCGGGCTTTATGGGATgtggaagggaaaggaaatcGAGGAGCTAGTTAGGAGTATGAGATGCCTGTTGTCAAACCAAACAACTGGGCTTTATTCTATAAGcagtggaaaaacaaaagaaagttttaagaGAACTGAAGGAATGGATGGTCAACTATTTTATTGAACTGAGAAACTGGAGGAAGAAGAgattaaatgattaaatgtaGAGCAAAAGTATGTTGTTAGAATTGATGGGGGGATGAACCAGAATAGTAGggatgcaaacttttttttttttttttttttaaagagagagtgagagaggagagggagagggggggggggagagagagagagagagagaatttttttaatatttattttttagttctcgggggacacaacatctttgttggtatgtggtgctgaggatcgaacccgggccgcacgcatgccaggcgagcgcgctaccgcttgagccacatccccagccccgcaaacTTGAAATATGAACAAAGGCGGGTGTTTTGTACTGATGTTGGTTTCTCAGTTTTAACAATATACCATGGTTATGTAAAtactaacattaaacagaaacCGGATGGGAGGGGGTATAAGGAAACTATTATCTTTACAACTTTTCTGTAAAACCAAAGTCATtcccaaataaacatttattaaacataaatGATGCCTACACTTCTGGTTTGGGCACCTAAAAGATAGGTAACTAATTCTCTAAGATGGGCCAAAATTGTAGAGAGGGACATTTGGATGGGGGCAGATAGTAAGGCTCAGCTTTAGATATGTTGAGTTTGATACGGTTAGAAGGTTAAGAATAAGTTGATTTGGAGCTCAGGAGGGAGAACAGGAACAGAGATCACAATGATCACAGAGATCAAAATTAGGTGGGTTTGCTGGCTTGCCTGAGATTGCCCCGAGGACATTAACAttcaaaggaagagaaagtgTCATTCCTGGTGAGCTCTGGATGTCCACTCACAGTGATGTTTGAGGCGAAACCAGTTGTGGTGATGTGAATCATCTTTCCTCCTGCTTGACTGGATGATTAGTTTTCTTATGGTATAAGGCACTACTACTGGTATATTAAAAAGCATATTAAGATAGCCAAACCTGATGTTAATTCAATACTGTTCATATGAATGCTATGATTTACTATGGATACCTGTGATAAAGTAAGACTTAGACTAAATGGTGCTCAATGGTGGATAGGCACCATCAGTGACTAGAAATGTTAGAAATTCAAAATCTTGCCAGGCgcggtggtgtacacctgtaatcctagtggctcaggaggctgagataggaggatctcgagttcaaagccagccttagcaatggcaaggtactaagcaactcagtgagaccctgtctctaaataaaatacaaaatagggctggggatgtggctcagtgggcaagtgcccctgagttaattcctggtaccccctccaaaaaacaTCTCAGGTTCTACCCAAACAGGAATAAACTGTGGTGGTAGGACCCAGTGATCTATTTCACTAAGCCCTAAAGTGGGTTAGGATGCACACTAAAAGTCTGAGAGCCACAGCTCCAAAGAATTCAACCCAGTGGTTTTCTATCACAATAGAAGataagaataaattggaaaattttttaaaaattcttatgtcTAAGCCCCAGAGTTACTTAGAATCTAGAGGTGCAGTCTAATCTGTACACTAAGAAAGGAAACGCCCTAAGTGATTCTGATACAAGCATCTGGTTAGGAAGGAACCACTGATTAGGGGataggggtataactcagtggtagagtgttgctTAGCAAGTACAAGGTCttagatttgatccccagcaccacacacagagagaaaccaCTGTTTTAGTGGCCCTGATCAGAATATTCATGTTATTCCCAAAAAGCTAGACTGAGGTAAAGTACCTATCTGGTTAACTGCCACAGTATACCAATTTAAAGGGATATTATATAACTCTCTAATATAGTGTTAAATGTAATAAGCAATACATAGaacatttaaaagactttttaaagggGATGTGgtctatatgtatgtgtgtatgcatacttTACACAGGAAtagaagctctttttttttttggtacttagaattgctcttaaaaaaacaaacaattgtaACTGAAGTTTTCTCTGGGAAGATAAGCAGGGGATCAGATTGTAAGGAACGAGAGGAGACATTTCTTACTATGTGTTTTTGTATTATTTGCACAATTTGCTGAATGTATGTAATACCCctctaaattaatttaaatagtgTAAGCTTACTGGCAAAAAGAACCACTGCTCTACAGGGAATGGGATATTAGCAAGCAAATATAAATGATATTAGCAAGCAAATATAAATGAAAGAGCTAGTTAGAAAAGAAGCTGGGCAGTGAAGCAGAATGTAGGGCTGTCAGCTGCTAAAGGCAGTTAAGCATTAACATAGGGAAAGGGGTATGAGAAAGGACAGTCCTGGTAAAAACACAATCCTCTGTCTAGTTCTTTTCTGAAGTGATGTTAGCTACACTAAAAAGCCAAGTCAGGAAAGTTAATTTAcccatatttaattttattcagaattaacCATCTTTCACGAGTACACATCCaaagagtagaaaaaaattaaagattcctGTCAAAAACAGTTTCCTGGCAAGTGGGAAGGAGGGTACGATGTTAGGGTTCACGTTTAGGGAAGGAAATGTTATCTAGGTCATGGATGCCATTTTTGTCAATGATTCGAACACTGAAGGTTGGCAGATTCAAGATGAAGCGTTTCTGGAGCTGTAGAGAGATGTAAAGGAAACCaattaacaaacatttataaaCACTATGTTCCTGGAAGGCTCTGTTTTAGGCATGGTGAACATAAGCAGATAAAAATTCCTGCTTTTGTAGGGATATCCCTCCAGATATTCTACTGGGGCAGCAGGCACTAGGGCACACAAGAATGCCCATACATCAGCTGGAGGCTGACTGAAGTGTGATCTGGGAGATGCAGCTGGAGATCTATCTCTGGTTAGTCAGCTGAAAGAAAGAGACAATCCAATGTTCTTATCCCTGCTGTCCTAGGACTCAACAGTTTGCTCCAGTCATCTACCCACATCAGAAGGACTAGGCAAGTGTGAGTAAACTTCAGTGTGCAATTGCCAGAGTGGTGAGAAGGATATCAACAGAACAGTTCTTGGAACAAGTCCCACTTCTGTCTCCTCCAGTTCAGGCTGAGGCTGTTCCAAAGGGGCTGTGGAGTATGTGCATGGAAGGAGATAATCAGCACACAAATCCAGCTGGGAGATTACTGGGAAATACAGCTttgaaatcttttctttctggacACCTCACTTGGAGCCTCCAGGCTTTTCAGCTGCTCCCTTAGAAGCCTATCCTGAAAATGTTCACCTCCTCAGGTTTAACTCTCCTTTCCTTcatgtttccatttcctttgcaGCTGAGGACTAGGCAGCAACAGCTCGTTCCATTTCCAGAGTCCTCTAAAGCTCCAAGATCAGGAAAAGGTGATAATAAATAAGGAACTAAGGGTTTCTAAATGGATTCTTTTTAGAATACACAGGGAATAAAATTTCAAGAGCATTTGATATTCCAGTAGCTTCTTCCCAGTAGCCCCCTGCAACATTTGGGACTAATATGGTCTCTTAGCTGGACGGTTAATAAAAgtacatgggggggggggaaggacgTGAGTTTAAATTTTCAGTGTCTGCTTTGGAAAGGGGATTTACAAccaagaggaagaagggagagggcaCTGTGGACAGGATGGTGTAACAGGCAAACTGACATTACTGCTAAGCCTCCATACCTGCTCCCATCCTGCCACTCTCTCACTAAATTCACCCTTAGGCCACAAGAAGAGTAAAAGAACGAAGAAACCTAATGGAGCTGCTTTTGCCATCTCATCCTACATTCACTCCTAAAGCCTGAGACTCTCAGGAGTAGTACTAGAATGAGGAGGGTACAGGTACTTATCTCACCAACCAAATGCTACTCTTTCTTCTGCCTCCTCAATGCCCAGGGAAGGGTTTTTCTCCATATTACAAGGGCTCATGCACAGTTAAGGGAACAGACAGTAGGGCAATATCAGGTGGCACAAGAACAGAGCAAGTATTAAGTCTAGGGCAATGATTTTTATCGTAGGTATGGAGAGAATGGCACCAAATATCACCTATAGCAAAATTACCTGGGACTGCCCATTAAAAAGTAGATTCTCAGTCTCTGGACAGTAGAATCAGAATCAGGGGCTGGGGCATGAATAGtaacctacctacctacctacttcattcctttcttcttgtggtacaggggattgaacccagggatgctctgaaCTACATGTCCAGCCCATtttatggtcttgctaaattaccacatctggcctagaacttgtgctctttctgcctcagtctcgcCAGGTTgcagaagctgaagcaggaggatcacaaggtatATACTCTATGCCCAGCAGtaacctgcctttttttttttttttttgtactagggattgaactcagaggcactcaaccattaagtcacatccctagccccattttgtattttatttagagatagggcctcactgagttgtttagcaccttgatttttgctgaggctgcctcctaacttgcgatcctcctgagcctctgggattacaggtgtgtgccaccaagcctggcagtAACTTGCTTTTTAAACAAGTTCCCCAGATGATTCTTATACCATAAAGAGAACCAATGAATGGTCTGTATGAACCAGAAATAAAGTAATTACATTGTAAAATTGACATTGATGAGGAGGTgacccatgaaaaaaaaataagcctgttACTTACACCAAACTGGCAGCAACTTCACATCTGGTCAGTGGGTATTTATTACACCTTCTGGCAAGGCCCAGAACAAAAGCAACCAAGGAATGGGTACAATATTGGCAAGGAGAGACACAAAACATTCCTTTCAGGATCCCATGGGGGCTACTCACCTCCTCCAGACATTTTCTAAGAAGCTCCACTGCCCTCTCACGTGAGATAGCTGAAAGAGAACAGACAGGCCAAATACTCAAGGTACTGTCATTATGTCCAACTCTCAGAGGCTTTTGATGAAGTTTCATACTTCTTTATGTGTAAATGCCACACaaacagaaaaggcaaaaaatgCTTAGCCTTCTAGCCTGAAACAAACTCATTCCATATGCAATCGAGGGTGCCCCAGACCTAGTGCTTCAGCAGCCGCAAGCCATTGCAAATTGATTTGCTACAGAGAAGAGTAAGCATGACGGAATTCTGCCTCCCCTGGCCAGGACCCGCCTCTGAAGAAGTCCAGCAGCCTGCCTCTCTTTATCATAACTCACCCCCTCCACCCTCCTTTAGTCCAGGGCTTAAATCAATTCCATCTGCCCCAGCCAGCTGCAAATCAGGGAAAGAGAGGACAGGGCCAGAGTTTTAGCCCCACTTTCTCAGTGGGGTCTCAGTTTAACAATGGGATGAGAATTCGTAGGATGGGACTGGGATGCTCCTAAAACAGGATGCAAAGGAACTGTCTATGGGCATGGCAAACTGGGTTGACATATTACACAGTTAGAATTCAGGGGTGGTTGTTGGTTATTTTGGTGGGCAAATCAGCTGTATTACTGACATATGCCAAATCAAGAGACAGTCACTAGGAGGCCAGgctaattcttttcaagatgtgGCCTGGAGCTCCAGTAGGGCTGAGGTTGAGCAAGAGGGTAGcacaaaaaggaatgaacatGCCAGATTTTTATGACACAGAGAGGGAAGAATGGAATGTAAGGAGAGAAGAGATTATCTGTGCTATATCTATAGTCTGTAAAAACTAAGAATTCCAAGTGTCAATTGCCCACAGTGGCTGAAGTTGAGGTTGAGATTGAGGACAGAAGATAGAACTTAGCAGAAAAGCATCCCTGGGTCTGAAGTTCTGGAAAGCTGACAGTGTACTGACAAGTAAACAAACAGCTTTTTCTTGCAGAAGACAGCTGTAATCAGGGGCTAAGAACCAAATGAAGGGCCCATCTTCAACTTTAAAAAGCTTTGATGTTTAAACAAAGAAACCCTCAGTTGTCATGTTGGGAACCTGTTCATTTTCACAAGTTCAAAATGATGCACAAACTACTTGATTTACTCGCTCTTTCTCTATAGCTGAAATGTCAATGGGCATCTACGAAGAGCAAAATGAGTGAAATAACTTAATTCTTGTAACTTAAGAATTATAGaacctaataaaaatgttttactcACCACGACATATACTCCAAACCCcctttaaaacaaaccaaaacccagTTCTAGAGATATGCAATATCTCATTTTGGCTGACAAAAGTCTTTTATTAATAAGTTTGTGAAGATCCTACTGACCCACAGCTTCAAGAGGGGATCAATCTTTTATTCAGGACCCGGCCACCCAACTCCAAGGTGAGCAAACTGGGAAGTGGTGAGTGAAGGGCTCTGCTACTGCTCCTTCCCTGCAGTGCTGGTACCTACTTGGTGTATAGTATCGGTCCAGGATACTGAGAGTCAGGAAGGCACCATAACCATGGGCTGCAAAGGGGGCCTTTGCCAAGGCAGCAAGGTAGTCCATGTAGTAGAGTGCTGGCCCCTCATGTTCATCATAGCCAGCCAGGAGGAGGTTCACATGATATGGGGTctgcaaaggaaagaaatggCAAGGTGATGATTAAAACAGAACAGCAACATCCCTTCCCATGGCAAATGGGAATACTGTGACTCTTGATGAATAAGAAATTTAGCAGCAACTAAGTAAATCacaatgaaagtaaaaatgcagAGAAATCTAGAAGATTAAAGTGTGGTCAGAGGTGAAGGGGAGGTCAACTTGGTTTCTCTGAACATTTGGAGAAATATGAAAAGGCTGCTTTGTTCTTAAAGCCTATGGATAAGAACCTGACACAAAAGCACTTCAAAAGCAAAGCATGGGTGGCCTTGTGTCACTCCTAACTGCTGAAACCAACAAACACAATTCTAAGTGTCAGGCCACAGACTAAAGAAAGTAGCTCCAATCACATCATCCAAAACAAACAAGCtcatgagcccaggagttcaaggcccgCCTGGCAACATGAAATtgcttctcaaaataaaatctaagctCAGTCTGGGCATCTGGGACCAAAAACTGAAGTGATACACTGTGCCCTACAATTCTTGAGGTAGGGAGTACAtctcaaatatttaaatcaaatcaccagactttttttaaaaaatatttttagtttgtgaCCATCCCTATACTTAATGTATGTATTCTATCAACTGTGCATATACTCTATTGTGGATCATGAAGTAATTATAGCTAATGATTCTAAAAGTGACAATTCGTATTCGGTCAACACTGATTAACATGGGCACTTGGTAGCCTGAAGAAACTCATATTAGAAGAACACATGAAAGTATTATTGTTTACTTAGAATCTTTCTCCCAAACCAGCGGTATTATCTAGGATGAGTTCCTAAAAATCTCTTGAAGATTACAGAGGAGCCTTAACCTACAAACAACTTTTTGCTTTGAGGATAAGATGGTGAACGGTCTCAGAGGAAAAAGAACTGACCAGTCGTGGTCAAGACTTCTGAG
This genomic interval from Urocitellus parryii isolate mUroPar1 chromosome 11, mUroPar1.hap1, whole genome shotgun sequence contains the following:
- the Psmb2 gene encoding proteasome subunit beta type-2 isoform X2 gives rise to the protein MFKMSEKILLLCVGEAGDTVQFAEYIQKNVQLYKMRNGYELSPTAAANFTRRNLADCLRSRTPYHVNLLLAGYDEHEGPALYYMDYLAALAKAPFAAHGYGAFLTLSILDRYYTPTISRERAVELLRKCLEELQKRFILNLPTFSVRIIDKNGIHDLDNISFPKREP
- the Psmb2 gene encoding proteasome subunit beta type-2 isoform X1, whose translation is MEYLIGIQGPDYVLVASDRVAASNIVQMKDDHDKMFKMSEKILLLCVGEAGDTVQFAEYIQKNVQLYKMRNGYELSPTAAANFTRRNLADCLRSRTPYHVNLLLAGYDEHEGPALYYMDYLAALAKAPFAAHGYGAFLTLSILDRYYTPTISRERAVELLRKCLEELQKRFILNLPTFSVRIIDKNGIHDLDNISFPKREP